The window ATCCTCCACAGAAACGAGGGTTCCGATGCCGTCGGTAAAGGTCGACTTCACCAGAACGGGCACGTTGTATTTCTTTGCAAATTCCACAGATCTCGTCTGAAGCACCTTCGCCCCGAGACTCGCCATCTCCAGCATTTCGTCATAGGAGATGCGCTCCAGCTTCCGGGCGTTGGGGACGATGTTCGGGTCGGTGGTGTACACGCCGTCGACGTCGGTGTATATCTCACAGACATCCGCCTTCAGCGCCGCCGCCAGGGCCACGGCGGTGGTGTCGGACCCCCCCCGGCCGAGCGTCGTGATGTTTCCGTCCGCATCCACCCCCTGAAACCCCGCAACAATTGCAACAGTTCCCCGCTGGAGGTCTCCCCTGAGGGCGTGTTCGTCGACCCCGGTGATGCGGGCCTTGGTGTATGCGTTGTCCGTGGTGATTTTTATCTGGGAGCCGAGATACGAGCGGGCGGGGCAGTTCATGGTGTTGAGGACCATGGCCATTAAAGCGACGGTCACCTGCTCGCCGGTGGAGAGCAGCACGTCCATCTCCCGCTCGCTGGGTGTGCCGGACGCCTGGCCGGCGAGGTCGACAAGTCGATCGGTCTCCCCGGCCATGGCCGACAGGACGGCCACCACCTGGTTGCCGTCGTCACGGGATTGTTTGACCTTTTCGGCAACGTGTTTGATTTTTCCCAGGTCGGCCACCGACGTGCCGCCGTATTTCTGTACGATCAATGCCACAGCGTGTTACGATCCCTCCTTGTTCTGCGCGTGATGTAATAATTCCCGGTGGAGGTCCGGTATTCCCTCCCCCAGTATCTCGACCCATATCGAGCGTGCCGAGTCACCGACAATGGATAGATATATGTCGATCCTGTTTTCCGGCAGGAGCGCCTTCGCGATCTCCGGCCACTCCACGGCGGATATGCCGTCGGAAAACCAGTATTCCTCGTATCCGAGATCAAAAAGCTCCTCCTCATCCCCCAGGCGATACAGGTCGAAGTGATAGAGCATAATTCCCCGATTTGTGGGATACTCGTTGATGAGGGTGAACGTCGGGCTGGTGACAAGACAGTCCCCCGGCACCCCCATCCCCCTGGCGATTCCCTGGACGAGACAGGTCTTTCCCGCCCCCATTTCCCCCCGCAGGGCCAGGAGGCGCCCCGGGTCCGTGTATGTCCCCAGTATCTCACCCACCCGGGCGGTCTCTTCGGGTGAGTGGGAAATCATGGCCGGGATGAACGTGACGACCGCATCCCGGGCGGGGATCCGGTCCCTCCGCTCAGGAGATTCGTCGGACATAGGGCGTCACCTCGTCGTACTGTTTCCCCGAAAGCGCCCCCGTCGCGTCACAGACGGCGTCCAGGAGGTCCACCGCCGAGAGGGAAATCTCCCCCGTCTTTTGTGCGGCCCGGTCCCCGGCGTCGTTGTGCACCCATACCCCGGCCAGGGCCGCCGTCAGGGGATTGGCCCCCAGGGCGAGAAATCCGCCGATGAGGCCACACAACACGTCGCCCGTGCCGCCCGTGGCCATGCCCGGGTTTCCGCCTGTGGCGATGTAGACGGCTCCGTCTGGGTCCGCGATGATCGTCCGGGCGCCCTTGAGCACCACCCACACGCCGTAGGTGACCGCCGTCTCCCGGGCGGCGTTCATACGGTCTCTCTGGATATCGCCCGTGGTGCGATCGATAAGCCTTCCCAGCTCCCCCGGATGGGGGGTGATGATGATGTCCCCCTTTTTCTCCCGGAGGATTTCCGGGATGCAGTCGATGACGTTGATGCCGTCGGCGTCGAGCACCATCGGGAGCTCGACTTCCCGGATGAGACTCCTGACCGCCTCCCGGGCGCCACGGCTGGTGCTCAGTCCCGGCCCCACGACGATAGAGTTGACCGCCGAACGCTCTTCGAGGAAATCCATAACCGCGTCCCCCGCACCGGAGGCGAGCGTCCCCTCATCGTCCGGCAGGGGCAGGGTCATCGCCTCGGTGAGCTTGGCTTCCAGAATGGGATTGAGGGATCGGGGTACGCCGACGGTCACCAGGCCCGCCCCCGCCCGAACCGCCGCCTCTCCAGCCAGGGCCGCGGCGCCGCTCTTTCCCTCGGACCCGGCCACCACCAGGAGGTGTCCGTAGGTACCCTTGTGAGACACCGGATCCCTGTGGGAAAAGAGCTCCGAGAAGAGATCCGGGCTGACGAGGTGGTGGGATGAGGGCGTCGCATCGATCAGGGGGCGGGGTATGGAGATGTCCAGGAGGTAGAGCTTCCCGGTGCATGCCGCCCCCGGATGGACGAGCTGACCCGGCTTGGGCAGGGCGAACGTACAGGTGATATCCGCCCGAACCGCCCGGCCGAGAATGGACCCGGTATCCGCATGAATGCCCGAGGGGATGTCCACGGCGAATACCGTCTTCCCGTCGTCTTTTGCGTCGTTGATGCAGTCGATAATCCGCCCGATCCTCCCCGTTATCTCCCGGTCGAGGCCGGTGCCGAACACGGCGTCCACGACCACCGGATACCTCTCCAGTGCGTCTGTCAGGGCCAGGATGTCCTCGTCAGCGGTTGTCTCGACGACCGCGATGTTCATTTTTCTGATCGTATCGAGGTTCTGGGCCGATTCCCCCTCCCTCACCTTTTCCAACGTACCGGTGACGAAGACCTGGACGTCTATGCCGTGGTTTGTCAGGTGGCGGGCCATGACGAATCCGTCGCCGCCGTTGTTGCCGGTGCCGCAGACGATCACGACGCCGCCCGCGGCCTCCGGTATAGTCTCCAGCAGCAGGCGTGTGGCGCCGGCGCCGGCGTTTTCCATCAGGACGGCCCCGGGGATGGAATATTCCTCCATGGCCCGGCGGTCGATTTCTTTGATATGAGCTGCCGTTGCGAGCTGCACGGTTTGTGGTGCTCCTTGTATGGGCGCGTGTTGAAACGTCGAATAAGAAATATATTTAGAATATATTTTAGTTAGTAACGAACTATTGACGGATTTCGCCCGCCTTCATTTCCCCTTTCATCCGTCCCATATCCCCACGTATCCGGCATCGCCGCTCTTGTGCCCCTGTCGTATCACTCCACCGCTATAAAGGGAGTCGACCCTGCCGGGCTGGCAGTACCAGTCGCCATTATGGCGGTGGTCCGAAACTGCGGTGAGGGCTGATACTGTGATGAAAAGTTACAGGGATGGCATCTCTATGCACCTCAACAACTTCATTATCCTCTGTCACCGCTTTGCGCCCCTATCGTATCACTCTACCACTATAACGGCAGTCGGCCCTGCCGACCCGCTATGACGGCTCCCGGCCCGTGCCGGGCCGGCAGTGCCGGCGGACTAAATAGTGGTGGGTCAACAGGGCTGACGGCCAATAGAGTGGTGACCCTAAACACTTGGGGTGGAAAGAACCTAACGTAAGTCGTGGGCTTATTGTATTTATACAGGGATCCCCCCCTTCTTCCCCAATCTCCACGCGTCTGATATCGTTGCTCAGCGCCCCCATAGTATCACTCCACCACTATATTGGCAGCCAGCCCATGCTGGCTAGCCTTCGATGACGACCACGGCGAAGGCCACAAGGCCAGAGTGGGTCATGCTGATGGAAATGGACTTTCCCCCCATCTCCTCGAATCGTTTTTTCCCCCCGTTGGTCAGTTTGATATCCGGCTTTCCCCTTCGGTCGTGCACCACCTCAATATCCTTGAGCGCCACGCCCTGGAACAGGCCCCGGCCCATTGCCTTGAGGGTCGCCTCTTTTGCGGCGAAGCGGACGGCGAAGGATTCCGCCTGGTTTTTTCTTCTTTTACAGAGGGCGGCCTCCGCCTCGGTGAATACCCGCCGCTCGAAACCCTCTCCCCGTCTCTTCATGGCGAGACCCATCCGGTCTATTTCCAGCACGTCGGTGCCCATGCCGATGATCATCCCAACTCCTTCTCGATGATCCCGGCGACGTCTTCCACCAGACGGTTGATCAAGGCCTCGTCCTCGCCCTCCACCATTACCCTTGCCTTCTTCTCCGTTCCCGAAAAACGAACCAGTATCCTGCCCCGATTCCCGAGCTGTTTCTCGGCATCGGTGATGATGCTCTGGATCGCCGGGATTTTCTTGATGTCCTTTTTCTCCCGGACGACGATGTTCTTGAGCACCTGGGGAAACTCGGTCATGAGGGAGGCGAGCTCGGAGAGCGGTTTTTGCTTTCCCACCATGACGGACAGGAGCTTCAGGGCGGCCAGCACCCCGTCGCCGGTGGTGCTGTAGTTGAGAAATATCAGGTGACCCGACTGCTCCCCCCCCAGGCTGTAGTTGCCCTTGATCATTTTTTCGAGCACATATCGATCCCCAACGGCGGTACGCACGAGGCTGCCGCCTATCTCCTTCATGAAGAGATCAAGGCCCATGTTGCTCATGACCGTTGCCACCAGCACGCCGCTGGTCAGCTCCCGTCTCTCCATCTTGTCCAGGGCGCAGATCGCCATGATCCGGTCGCCGTTGACCTCGTTGCCGTTTTCATCCACAATGATCACCCGGTCGGCGTCGCCGTCCAGGGCGATGCCCACGTCGGCATTGTGTTCTTTGACCGTGCGACTGATGACGTCGGGAAAAAGCGAGCCGCACCCCTCATTGATATTCTCTCCATTCGGTTCATTTCCGATGGTGATAACGTCCGCCCCCAGTTCCTCGAACACCGCCGGCGCCACGCGATAGGCCGCGCCGTGGGCGCAGTCCACAACGATCTTCATCCCGGAAAGGTCCATGTTTTTCGGAAAAATGGATTTGAGATACACCACATATCGCCCCACGGCATCTTCCACGCGGAAGGCCTTACCGACTTCGGACGCGATAGGTCTGAGGCTGTCGATGGTGTTCGAAAAGATCAGATTCTCGATTTCCAGCTCTTTTTCGTCCGGCAGCTTGTACCCGTCCGATGAGAATATCTTGATGCCGTTGTCCTGAAAGGGATTGTGGGACGCGGAGATGACCACGCCGGCGTCGGCCCGCATGCTGTTGGTGATAAAGGCGATGCCCGGAGTGGGCAGGGGGCCCACCAGGAGCACGTCCACCCCCATCGAGCAGATACCGGAAGCCAGGGCCGTCTCCAGCATGTAGCCGGAGAGACGGGTGTCCTTGCCGATGACGACGCGATGGCGCCGGTTGTCGCCCTTAAAGATATATGCCGTGGCCCGTCCCACCTTCATGGCCATTTCGGTGGTCATTGGGTCCTCGTTCGCCACCCCGCGAATGCCGTCTGTTCCGAAAAGCCGCTTCATATATACATTCCTCTGTCAGAAATATCACGCATTGAAAGATGCCGTAAGACTCGTGCGCCGTGTCGCCTCTTATGCACCGCCCGGCATGACGCCGCACCTCACCGCGTCCACCACCTTGAGCGCGTCGATGGTTTGGGCCACATCGTGCACCCGGACGATATGCGCCCCCCACAGGGCGGCGGCGCACGCGGCCCCCACGCTGCCCGAGGCCCTGTTGTGTGCATCTTTTCCCAGAATACCGCCGATGAAGGCCTTTCGGGATGCGCCGATGAGGATGGGCCGTCCGAGGCGTGCGAAGACGGGGATGTTCCTGATGATGGTCAGGTTGTCCTCACAGGTCTTTCCGAAGCCGATGCCCGGATCCAGGATGATCTTCTCCGGGGCGATCCCGCAGGCCGTCGCCCGCGCCAGTGCCTTCTTCAGGTACTCGAAGATTTCCCCCACCAGGTCATCATAATGGGGGTCGTCCTGCATGTCCCGGGGCGTTCCCTTGATATGCATCAATACCATCGGCAGGCCCAGGGCCGCCGCGGTCTCGGCCATGTTCGGATCGAAGGACAGGGCGGTGATATCGTTGATGATCGATGCGCCGACGGCGGCGGCCCGGGCGGCGACCTCCGCCTTGGTGGTGTCTATGCTGATGGGGATGTCGCTCTTCTTCCTGATCCCCTCGATGACGGGGATCGTCCGGGCGATTTCGTCAACGGCGGACACAGGCATAGCCCCGGGCCGGGAGGACTCCCCACCCACATCGATGATGTGCGCCCCTTCTTGTTCCATGGCCATGGCCTGTTCGACGGCGGCCTCTACGGATGAATAGACCCCGCCGTCGGAGAAGGAGTCCGGCGTCACGTTGAGAACGCCCATCACCAGGGTGGTCCTGCCCAGATCCCAGGTTTTTCCACCCAGGTCAAGGAGGATGCTCTCCCGCAGGGCGGGAGCGTCGTTCGGGGCGTTTTCTTTCATTTTTTGGGGTATCATGATGTTTTTTGCCCATACCGTCATCCGGTTGAACGGACGACGGAGACGCCGTTATTCGAATCGACCGGGTGCGTTGTGAGAGAGAGACCGCATCGTCACGAAGTCGCCCCTGTAAGGGCGCCGGTTCCCAGGATCGAGTCGACCTCGTCTCCGGAGAGCACCTCGCGCTCAAGCAGGGCGCTGGCGAGACTGTGGAGCTTGTCGATATTCACTTCAAGGATCGCCTTCGCCTTTTCATAGCAGTCGCTGACGATACGCTTGATCTCTTCGTCGATCTTTTCGGCCGTCTTTTCGCTGTAGTCCTTTTGCTGGGATATCTCTTTACCCAGAAATACCATCTCCTCTTTCTTCCCGTAGGTCAGGGGGCCCAGCTTTTCACTCATGCCGAAGACGGTGACCATTTTCCGGGCGATGTCGGTGGCGACCTCCAGGTCGTTGCCGGCGCCGGTGGATATCTCACCCAGTACCAGCTCCTCGGCTGCCCGTCCGCCCATGTATATCTGGATTTTTTTCAAAAGGAAATCCCGCTTGTAACTGTGCCGGTCGTCCAGGGGGAGCTGCTGGGTGACGCCCAGGGCCCGTCCCCGGGGGATGACGGTTACCTTGTGGACCGGATCGGTGCCCGGGAGAAACCGGGCGACCAGGGTGTGTCCCGATTCGTGGTAGGCCGTCAGCCGCTTTTCCTCTTCGGTGATGATCATGGAGCGGCGCTCGGTCCCCATGAGGATCTTGTCCTTGGCCTGTTCGAAGTCCTCCATCGAAACCGCCTTCTTGTCGTCCCGGGCGGCGATCAGCGCCGCCTCGTTGACCAGGTTTTCCAGGTCCGCGCCGGAAAAGCCGGGGGTTCCCCGGGAGATCACCGTCAGGTTTACGTTATCGTCCAGGGGGACCTTTCGGCAGTGAACCGCCAGGATTTTCGCCCGTCCCTGGTAATCGGGATTCGGTATGATGATCTGCCGGTCGAAGCGGCCGGGGCGCAGGAGCGCCGGGTCCAGCACGTCCGGCCTGTTGGTGGCGGCGATGAGGATGATGCCCTCGTTGGCTTCGAATCCGTCCATCTCCACCAGGAGCTGGTTGAGGGTCTGCTCCCGCTCATCGTGACCGCCGCCCAGCCCTGCGCCGCGGTGGCGCCCCACGGCGTCGATCTCATCGATGAACACGATACAGGGGGAGTTCTTGTGGGCCTGCTCGAAGAGGTCCCGCACACGAGACGCCCCCACACCCACGAACATCTCCACGAAGTCCGAGCCGGATATGGTGAAGAAGGGGACGTCCGCCTCTCCGGCGATGGCTCTGGCAAGGAGGGTCTTTCCCGTTCCCGGTGATCCCAAAAGCAGCACGCCCCGGGGGATACGTCCGCCCAGGCGGGTGAATTTCTTCGGAGATTTGAGGAAGTCGACGATCTCCTGGACCTCCTCCTTGGCCTCGTCTATGCCGGCAACCTCGTTGAAAGTCACTTTCTTGGTGGTTTCGTCGATGAGTCTCGCCTTGCTTTTTCCGAAACTCAAAGCCTTGCCGGGTCCCTGGGACTGCATCTGTCGCATGATAAAGAACCAGAAAAATCCGAAGATAAGCACCAGAAGGACGATCTGGGCGATACCGGACTGATACCACGGAATGCGCTCCTCTTTCGACTCTATGGTGACGTCGTTTTCCATCAATATATCGATAAATCCGGGATGCTCCGGCATGTAGGTCTTGAATTTGTCTCCCTCGGCGTTCTCGCCGTATACCCACCGACCCTGGATGGTCACACGGTCTATCCGTTTGTCACTGGAAAGCTCCACTTTCTTTAGAAACTCCGTGTAGGTAAGCTCTTCTTCCTTTTCGGACTTGGGCGCCAGAAGGCTGACCGCCAGGATGACAACCAGGATAATCACCAGCCACAGCGACATGTTTTTCGCCGATTGGTTCATCTAAGACATCGCTCCTTATGTGCGAACAACATAAAAATAATCTTGTAATGTTACCATATTTTTTTTAATATTGTCAACGTGATTTGACCGCCACACATTCGGGTCATTCCGACGGAGAGCGGTTTTTTCGAGCACAGGAGAGTACACCATGAGCGGAAACGATACTATGAATATGAATGTGGGTTTTATCGGCGCCGGCAAGATGGCCGAGGCCCTCATCAGCGGTATCCTGAAAAACGGCATGTGTACGCCGGAACGCATTATCGCCGCGGATGTATCACGGGAGCGTCTTGAGTATATGAAAACGACCTTCGGGATACGAACGACGGACACAAACCATGAAGCCGCGCAAATGGCGGACGTCCTCTTCATCGCCGTCAAGCCACATCTGGCGGTAGAGGCCGTCCGGGAGGTGGCGCATGAGCTTGCGGGTGTGCTGGTGGTCTCCATCGCCGCGGGAGTAACGCTGGAGATTCTGGAGGAGGCGGTGGGAAAAGACATCGCCGTCGTCCGGGTGATGCCCAACACTCCGGCGCTGGTGGGGTGCGGTATGGCGGCCCTGGCCGCCGGCACCCACGCCGATGACGGGGCGATACAGACGGTGAGGCGGATCATGGAGGCCGTGGGCGAAGCGGTGGTGGTGGCCGAGGACAAGATGGACGCCGTCACGGCGGTATCCGGCAGCGGTCCCGCGTATATCTATCTTGTCATCGAGGCCATGGCCGACGGCGGGGTGCGGGCGGGGCTCCCCCGGGACGTTGCTCTGAGACTGGCCGCCAAGACGGCGATGGGTGCGGCCCACATGGTGCTGGAGACCGGGGAGCACCCGGGACGGCTCAAGGATAACGTGACATCACCCGGCGGCACCACCATCGAGGCGATGGCAACCCTGGAAAAAAACGGCGTTCGCGGTGCGTTTATCGAGGCGGTTGAGAAGGCGTATCTCCGGGCGAAGGAGATGGGGTCGTAGCCTGCCCCGGACGACGGGTCGGAGGCCGGGGAGTTGGGGAGCCGTAAAAGGGGATGGGGGGCGAAGGGGGATGAGGGGTGGATGTCACGGGTGTGTATTCCTACTATATGTCCGGACGCAGACAAGCCGGCCGTCGAGAAACAATCAGGGTGGGGGGGGACTTCATTCAGTTTTCTCACAACAGGACCGACAGACAATAGTTTTCCCTTGTATCTTCGATCAATGTAAAGTATAAGAATATAGAAAAAAACACATATCATTTGCGTGCGCCAGTAGCTCAGCCCGGATAGAGCATCGGACTTCGGATCCGTGTGTCGGGGGTTCAAATCCTCCCTGGCGCGCCACTTTTTTTAGGGGTGCGAGATATCGTACTCTTTTTTTTGCCCGCCTGACGCTCTCTCATATCCCTTCGCACCCCAAATACGGCCACTAGTATTGGTGTGTGTATCGGTCCAGGCTGGATACATCTCTCTGTCTGCACGGTGTATTATGAAGATACACCTGAAAAGGTCTCGTTTATAAGAAACACAAATTGGGTGTGCAGGCTTTTATAAACCTTCGTTCACAAAAACCCCCTTAATTACCCCCCTTAAGTACACCCCCTTGAATAAATTTTATTAAAGCATTATGTATGGTGCATATAACATTATCTA is drawn from Candidatus Zymogenaceae bacterium and contains these coding sequences:
- the folP gene encoding dihydropteroate synthase, translating into MKENAPNDAPALRESILLDLGGKTWDLGRTTLVMGVLNVTPDSFSDGGVYSSVEAAVEQAMAMEQEGAHIIDVGGESSRPGAMPVSAVDEIARTIPVIEGIRKKSDIPISIDTTKAEVAARAAAVGASIINDITALSFDPNMAETAAALGLPMVLMHIKGTPRDMQDDPHYDDLVGEIFEYLKKALARATACGIAPEKIILDPGIGFGKTCEDNLTIIRNIPVFARLGRPILIGASRKAFIGGILGKDAHNRASGSVGAACAAALWGAHIVRVHDVAQTIDALKVVDAVRCGVMPGGA
- the ftsH gene encoding ATP-dependent zinc metalloprotease FtsH — encoded protein: MNQSAKNMSLWLVIILVVILAVSLLAPKSEKEEELTYTEFLKKVELSSDKRIDRVTIQGRWVYGENAEGDKFKTYMPEHPGFIDILMENDVTIESKEERIPWYQSGIAQIVLLVLIFGFFWFFIMRQMQSQGPGKALSFGKSKARLIDETTKKVTFNEVAGIDEAKEEVQEIVDFLKSPKKFTRLGGRIPRGVLLLGSPGTGKTLLARAIAGEADVPFFTISGSDFVEMFVGVGASRVRDLFEQAHKNSPCIVFIDEIDAVGRHRGAGLGGGHDEREQTLNQLLVEMDGFEANEGIILIAATNRPDVLDPALLRPGRFDRQIIIPNPDYQGRAKILAVHCRKVPLDDNVNLTVISRGTPGFSGADLENLVNEAALIAARDDKKAVSMEDFEQAKDKILMGTERRSMIITEEEKRLTAYHESGHTLVARFLPGTDPVHKVTVIPRGRALGVTQQLPLDDRHSYKRDFLLKKIQIYMGGRAAEELVLGEISTGAGNDLEVATDIARKMVTVFGMSEKLGPLTYGKKEEMVFLGKEISQQKDYSEKTAEKIDEEIKRIVSDCYEKAKAILEVNIDKLHSLASALLEREVLSGDEVDSILGTGALTGATS
- the acpS gene encoding holo-ACP synthase; translation: MIIGMGTDVLEIDRMGLAMKRRGEGFERRVFTEAEAALCKRRKNQAESFAVRFAAKEATLKAMGRGLFQGVALKDIEVVHDRRGKPDIKLTNGGKKRFEEMGGKSISISMTHSGLVAFAVVVIEG
- the tsaE gene encoding tRNA (adenosine(37)-N6)-threonylcarbamoyltransferase complex ATPase subunit type 1 TsaE, translating into MSDESPERRDRIPARDAVVTFIPAMISHSPEETARVGEILGTYTDPGRLLALRGEMGAGKTCLVQGIARGMGVPGDCLVTSPTFTLINEYPTNRGIMLYHFDLYRLGDEEELFDLGYEEYWFSDGISAVEWPEIAKALLPENRIDIYLSIVGDSARSIWVEILGEGIPDLHRELLHHAQNKEGS
- a CDS encoding aspartate kinase, whose translation is MALIVQKYGGTSVADLGKIKHVAEKVKQSRDDGNQVVAVLSAMAGETDRLVDLAGQASGTPSEREMDVLLSTGEQVTVALMAMVLNTMNCPARSYLGSQIKITTDNAYTKARITGVDEHALRGDLQRGTVAIVAGFQGVDADGNITTLGRGGSDTTAVALAAALKADVCEIYTDVDGVYTTDPNIVPNARKLERISYDEMLEMASLGAKVLQTRSVEFAKKYNVPVLVKSTFTDGIGTLVSVEDPEMENVIVSGIAYNNDECKLTIRGVPDRPGVASRVFGTIAEANIIVDMIIQNISAENLADITFTVPKNDLAKAKNILTEIQKDLGAMEVIADENIAKVSIIGVGMRSHAGVASKMFEALFNENINIIMISTSEIKVSCAIERKYSELAVRALHDAFGLGNDLKVMEEKL
- a CDS encoding NAD(P)H-hydrate dehydratase — translated: MQLATAAHIKEIDRRAMEEYSIPGAVLMENAGAGATRLLLETIPEAAGGVVIVCGTGNNGGDGFVMARHLTNHGIDVQVFVTGTLEKVREGESAQNLDTIRKMNIAVVETTADEDILALTDALERYPVVVDAVFGTGLDREITGRIGRIIDCINDAKDDGKTVFAVDIPSGIHADTGSILGRAVRADITCTFALPKPGQLVHPGAACTGKLYLLDISIPRPLIDATPSSHHLVSPDLFSELFSHRDPVSHKGTYGHLLVVAGSEGKSGAAALAGEAAVRAGAGLVTVGVPRSLNPILEAKLTEAMTLPLPDDEGTLASGAGDAVMDFLEERSAVNSIVVGPGLSTSRGAREAVRSLIREVELPMVLDADGINVIDCIPEILREKKGDIIITPHPGELGRLIDRTTGDIQRDRMNAARETAVTYGVWVVLKGARTIIADPDGAVYIATGGNPGMATGGTGDVLCGLIGGFLALGANPLTAALAGVWVHNDAGDRAAQKTGEISLSAVDLLDAVCDATGALSGKQYDEVTPYVRRIS
- the proC gene encoding pyrroline-5-carboxylate reductase translates to MNMNVGFIGAGKMAEALISGILKNGMCTPERIIAADVSRERLEYMKTTFGIRTTDTNHEAAQMADVLFIAVKPHLAVEAVREVAHELAGVLVVSIAAGVTLEILEEAVGKDIAVVRVMPNTPALVGCGMAALAAGTHADDGAIQTVRRIMEAVGEAVVVAEDKMDAVTAVSGSGPAYIYLVIEAMADGGVRAGLPRDVALRLAAKTAMGAAHMVLETGEHPGRLKDNVTSPGGTTIEAMATLEKNGVRGAFIEAVEKAYLRAKEMGS
- a CDS encoding phosphoglucosamine mutase, with the translated sequence MKRLFGTDGIRGVANEDPMTTEMAMKVGRATAYIFKGDNRRHRVVIGKDTRLSGYMLETALASGICSMGVDVLLVGPLPTPGIAFITNSMRADAGVVISASHNPFQDNGIKIFSSDGYKLPDEKELEIENLIFSNTIDSLRPIASEVGKAFRVEDAVGRYVVYLKSIFPKNMDLSGMKIVVDCAHGAAYRVAPAVFEELGADVITIGNEPNGENINEGCGSLFPDVISRTVKEHNADVGIALDGDADRVIIVDENGNEVNGDRIMAICALDKMERRELTSGVLVATVMSNMGLDLFMKEIGGSLVRTAVGDRYVLEKMIKGNYSLGGEQSGHLIFLNYSTTGDGVLAALKLLSVMVGKQKPLSELASLMTEFPQVLKNIVVREKKDIKKIPAIQSIITDAEKQLGNRGRILVRFSGTEKKARVMVEGEDEALINRLVEDVAGIIEKELG